A genomic region of Cannabis sativa cultivar Pink pepper isolate KNU-18-1 chromosome 1, ASM2916894v1, whole genome shotgun sequence contains the following coding sequences:
- the LOC115708288 gene encoding organic cation/carnitine transporter 3-like: protein MANSTHTPFLSQPNSDESSQSPHPEGTEGKYLPSLDSTIENCIGKFCWAQFLQAIVVSFAWFFDAQQTFISVFADAQPMWHCNTNISSSCNNPISDLCHLPTNSWAWDLPEHTSTISEWGLQCAGSIITGMPASAFFVGCLVGGLVLATLADSSLGRKKMLSLTCVAMAMSTLLTALATNVWTYSALRLISGFGRATIGTSALVLSTELVGKKWRAQVGVIGFLCFTLGFLSLPALAYLNIGSTWRNLYLWTSIPTIFYSLLVHYFVLESPRWLFIKGRKEEAVGTLKTMAKANHESFTMSFSYLLIEEETWNVDLYSAIKILIEKKWALRRLSAVMAIGFGVGLVYYGMPLALGNLAFNLYLSVTFNALSELPASLIAFLFVSKLNRRTSILFYTILSGICSIMSVVKGVKSYTTIQIGLELVSFFSACSAFNILLIFTLELFPTCVRNSAVSMVRQALVLGGVFSPVLAAAGRGDGFVSYGVFGVVIICFGLFVVCLPETKGGVLCDTMDEEEYKERHQNYLC from the coding sequence ATGGCCAATTCAACTCATACTCCTTTCCTCTCTCAACCCAACTCGGACGAGTCTTCCCAATCTCCTCACCCTGAAGGTACTGAAGGGAAATATCTTCCATCATTGGATTCAACCATTGAAAACTGCATCGGAAAATTTTGCTGGGCTCAATTTCTCCAAGCCATCGTTGTCTCTTTTGCATGGTTCTTTGATGCTCAACAAACATTCATCTCAGTCTTCGCAGACGCTCAGCCAATGTGGCATTGTAATACCAACATTTCATCATCATGCAATAATCCAATCTCTGATCTTTGCCACCTTCCCACGAATTCATGGGCTTGGGATTTGCCTGAGCACACCTCCACCATATCCGAATGGGGCTTACAGTGTGCAGGATCCATAATTACCGGCATGCCCGCCTCGGCCTTCTTCGTGGGGTGCCTTGTCGGCGGCCTTGTGCTTGCCACTCTTGCAGATTCTTCCCTTGGTAGGAAGAAGATGCTTTCCCTTACTTGTGTTGCTATGGCTATGTCCACACTCCTTACTGCTTTAGCCACCAACGTCTGGACATACTCTGCGTTGCGACTAATCAGTGGCTTCGGCCGTGCTACTATAGGCACGTCCGCGCTTGTTCTGTCAACCGAGTTGGTTGGCAAGAAATGGCGAGCTCAAGTAGGTGTCATAGGTTTCTTGTGCTTCACGTTAGGGTTTCTATCTTTACCCGCTCTTGCTTATTTAAACATTGGTTCAACATGGAGAAATCTGTACCTATGGACATCTATTCCTACAATCTTCTACTCTTTACTTGTTCACTACTTTGTTCTTGAATCTCCAAGATGGTTGTTCATCAAAGGCCGAAAAGAAGAAGCCGTCGGAACCCTAAAAACAATGGCTAAAGCAAACCATGAAAGCTTCACCATGAGCTTTTCATACTTGCTTATTGAAGAAGAAACATGGAATGTTGATCTTTACTCAGCAATCAAAATTTTGATAGAGAAAAAATGGGCCCTTCGGCGACTCTCAGCCGTTATGGCGATCGGATTCGGGGTCGGGTTGGTTTATTACGGCATGCCTTTAGCTCTTGGAAACTTAGCTTTCAATCTCTACTTAAGTGTAACTTTCAACGCCTTGTCTGAGCTTCCAGCTTCACTTATAGCTTTTCTATTCGTATCAAAGCTTAACCGCCGAACTTCAATTTTGTTCTACACAATCCTTAGTGGGATTTGTAGTATAATGTCAGTAGTAAAAGGAGTAAAGAGCTATACGACAATACAAATTGGGTTAGAATTGGTGTCGTTTTTCAGTGCATGCTCGGCATTcaatattttgctaattttcaCACTAGAGTTGTTCCCTACTTGTGTCCGTAACTCGGCGGTTTCGATGGTTAGACAGGCACTAGTGCTGGGCGGAGTGTTCAGTCCGGTGTTGGCGGCGGCCGGTAGAGGAGATGGGTTTGTGTCGTATGGAGTGTTTGGTGTGGTGATAATTTGTTTTGGATTATTTGTCGTTTGTCTTCCGGAGACTAAAGGAGGTGTACTTTGTGATACAATGGATGAAGAAGAGTACAAAGAAAGACATCAAAACTACTTGTGCTAA